A single Anatilimnocola floriformis DNA region contains:
- a CDS encoding ABC transporter ATP-binding protein, whose translation MIHVHRLAKSYADLHQGPRVALGGISFQAAAGEIFGLLGPNGAGKTTALRILATILQPTSGTATVNGYDVHTQPALVRRQIGVVSCNTAIYDRMTAWEMVEYFGRLYGLPADELRDRMTQLFERLQMKEIRDTLGAKMSTGMKQKVSIARALVHDPPVLIFDEATAGLDVLVARALLTTVGQLRDLGKCIIFSTHIMREAERLCDRLAIMHRGQILAHGTLPELADKYNEKDLEELFFRLISEQSESTATLLTMSPTSALTAATTTSHA comes from the coding sequence ATGATTCACGTTCACCGGCTCGCAAAGTCGTACGCCGATCTGCATCAAGGTCCGCGCGTGGCCCTGGGGGGCATTTCGTTTCAAGCGGCGGCGGGAGAAATCTTCGGCCTGCTCGGTCCCAATGGCGCGGGAAAGACCACCGCGCTGCGCATCCTGGCGACCATCCTGCAGCCGACTTCCGGGACGGCGACGGTCAACGGATATGACGTACACACGCAGCCCGCGCTAGTTCGCCGACAGATCGGCGTGGTGAGCTGCAACACGGCCATCTACGATCGCATGACCGCTTGGGAAATGGTCGAGTATTTCGGCCGACTTTATGGTCTGCCTGCCGATGAACTGCGCGACCGCATGACGCAGCTGTTCGAACGGCTGCAGATGAAAGAAATTCGCGACACGCTCGGCGCGAAGATGTCGACGGGCATGAAGCAAAAGGTCTCGATCGCGCGAGCCCTGGTACACGATCCGCCGGTGCTGATCTTTGATGAAGCCACCGCTGGTCTCGATGTGTTGGTCGCGCGGGCGTTGCTCACGACGGTTGGTCAATTGCGTGATCTCGGCAAGTGCATCATTTTTTCGACACACATCATGCGTGAAGCCGAACGGCTGTGCGATCGCCTGGCGATCATGCACCGCGGCCAGATTCTGGCGCATGGAACTTTGCCGGAACTCGCCGACAAATACAACGAAAAAGATCTGGAAGAGTTGTTCTTCCGCCTGATCAGCGAACAAAGCGAATCGACCGCGACCTTGCTAACCATGTCGCCTACCAGCGCCCTCACTGCAGCCACCACCACGAGTCACGCATGA